atgatttagagagtggcattaacattgatgaaaagaatgatgaattcctaaaagtatatgagagtggataagatgaaattgataaccccaacaacatactcatccatctaattcattaaagtgtttgatttcttcttttccattgatcaaattcatgcatacatgtttaattactgtcttttgcatttaaacctacaatcaattgtttacaagtcttaaataatcaacaaatcatataactaactaggtcgtgagtcctttgggagaacgatacttggtcttaccgagtttattacttgatacgatttggtcacacttgtcgagggttaaacaagtttttggcgccgtttttcggtgttcataaatttgtcatcagggACTCCGAAGGTGCATTTAGAGGGGTTAAGTCGCATGTTGTATCGTCGTATTTGGAGGAAAACTTCTGTCAAATCCTTGAAATGTTGTTCCACAGATTGATTGCGGATGACCATGTCGTCTACATAGACATCCATGCATTTGCCGATTTGATGGTGGAAGACTTTGTCCATAAGGCGTTGATAAGTGGCGCCCGCATTCTTCAGACCGAACAGCATTACTTCATAACAGTAATTTGCGCGCTCGGTAATGAAGGTTGTTTTATTCTGATCGGGCGCGTACATGGGAATTTGGTTGTACCCCGAGTCTGCATCAAGAAAACTGAGTATAGTATGTCCTGAAGCCCCATCTACCAACCGATCAATGCTCGGAAGGGGATATGAATCCTTAAGGCATGCTTTGTTGAGGTCGGTGAAGTCCACACACATTCTCCACTGGCCGTTCGACTTCTTGACCATGACCACGTTCGACAACCATGTGGTATAAGTTACTTCCCTGATAAACTGGGCGTTCATCAATTTGTTGACTTCTGCTTGGATGGCCTCTCGTTTTTCTTCCCTGAATCGTCGTTTCTTCTACGCAATCGGACGCGCTTCCCTGAAGATCGATAGTTTATGCGCCATCACCCCTGGATGGATTCCCGACATATTTGCGGCCACCCACGCAAATAGGTCAGCGTTGGCTCTTAGTATTTTCGTTAGATCCTGCTCATCATGCAGCGCCAAGCTACTACTGATGGTCGTGGTTTTTGAAGCATCTGCTTCCAATTGGAAAGTTTTGACGTCTCCTTGTGGATGGAGACGTTCGTCAACATTTGTTCTGGGATCCAAGTTGATCGCCGTTGTTTCGGCTCCTCTGGCTCTTCTAGGTGGCATGAAAGGGGTGACCTTTAAATTGGCGACGTAAAACTGTTGAGCTGTTTGCTGATCAGCCCTGACGGTACAGATGGTACCTCTTTCTATCGGGAATTTCATAACTAGATGGGGGGTGGACAGGATGGCTCCGAAAGCGTTCAAGCAAGGTCGTTCTAGTAAGGCGTTATACGAGGTATTTGCCTCTACTAGTAGGAACCTGACTCTGAGCTCTCGCGCCTCCCTGCCTGTTTCGAGTCGAGTTCGTAAGTCGAGGTATCCCCAAGTGTCGACTCTTTCCCCTGTGAAGCCTACAATATGCTCGTTGAAAGGGGCTATCAGGTCTTCGGATAAATCCATTTTCTGGAAGGTGGTCCAGTACAAGATATTTACTGAACTACCTTGATCAACGAGCACTTTGCTGACATCGTAATGGGATATTTCGGCCATGATGACCATGGGATCATCGTGGTCAGGGTCGAGAGCGTGGAAATCTGCGTCAGTAAAAGTGATGTTGGGCATGGATCGAGGTTGTCGATCTACCATGTGCACCGTCTTTAAGTTTCTCAAATGTCGCTTCCGGGTGGAGGATGATGCTCCTCCCCCTGCGAAGCCGCCGGATATGGTGTCGATTCCCCCTCGGACCGACCTTTCCCTCTCCGAGTGTCGGGGTTGGCTCCGGGATCGTCCCCTTCGTCGGTCGTCCCTGGGAGGTGATTGTTCGGGACTTCGCCGGGAGGTTTCCTTCCGACTGGGAGTTACCACTCTAGTGGATGTTCTCTCCTTTATGTATTTTTGGAGATATCCCGCGCGGATGAGTCTTTCTAACTCATCTTTCACCATGTTACATTCTTCTGTATCATGACCATGGTTCAGATGAAGTTGACACGCTTTACTGCCATCAGCATTCTTTGGAGTAGCCTTCCGTCGAACAGTGAGGAATTCTGCGTGTAGTGCCTCTTCGAGCACCTTCGCCCTGGGTGCGCTGAGGGATGTATAATGATCGTATTTGGGTGTCCACCCCGACTCTTTTCGAGGGGGTCGATTAGTTTTATAGTCGTTGGACGACCGTTTTATGTCTTTTTTGGTACTATTGTTCGGACTTTCATGCTGTTGCTTTTTCCTAGAGTTCCTGAGGTCCTCAATGCGAATGAATTTCGCGATTGTTGCTTGGAGTTCCTCCACAGACTTTGGAGGATCTGCATACAGCTGTTCCGCGAAATATCTCGGTCGTAAACACGAGGGTAGATTGCTGATTATAAATGTGTGGTTCACGTCCTTTACACGTCTGGCCGTCTCGTTGTATCTTTGCATGAAAGCCTTCAGGGTCTCATCTTTCTCCTGCTTGGTGTTTACGAGCTCAGCAGGAGTCATCTCCGTTCTTCTGTTGGTAGCATACTGTTTTCGAAAGAGAGCTTCTACGGTGGCGAAGCAGTCCACCGAATTTTGAGGAAGAGTGTGGTACCACTCGAGTGCCTCATATTTCAGGGACAACGAAAAAGCTCTGCAAATAACGGGGTCGTTATCCGTGTAGAACGCCATGGCATCTATAAAGTTGCGGAGATGATTGTCGGGGTCTGCTGAACCATCGTATCTTTCTAACGTCGGAGGAGGCTTTTACGACATATGAGCTTGCATGATGGCTTCCGTAAATGGAAGAAAGTTAGTGAGCCGCAGAGAGGTGGGCCCCTTCCTTCCTCCTCCGACAGGTTCAGATGGTCCTCCATGATGGCTTCCTTCATTATCGTCCTATCGATTGGAGGCCGATATTTCCGGCGGAGGACGCTGCGCCTTCAGCGTCGCAAGCTCCTCTGTTTGTTTCCGCTAAATTTCCTATTGTTCTCGTATGGTCTGCGCTTGCGCTTCGATCTGTGCTTGTAGTTGCTTGATCAAATCTCGGGTGTTGTTGTCCTCCATAGCTTTTGTGGTCTTCTTTGGGATATCAAatctcggccccacggtgggcgccaaaatgtttcggtataGTAGTCGAGGCCGAGATGCGAATCTGATGAGTCACGTCTTCTCCTTCCAGCAATGTAGTTATCTTTACGTCTTCTTCCTGCCCAGAATTATTCAAGGAGAATGGAGCGGGTACCTGCGAAGGCACTCCGATGCTCAATTCAGAAAAAGGGAAATGATAGCTTTTTCAGCccaataatagaagaaataatgTATTCTCCTCCTCTCTCTTGATATTtagaaaaacgtaccttttttcattctggtttttcatatttaacctAGTAGTAAGATAAACTGTTTACCTGAAAATTCGGTTGGTTGGAGAACTAAACTACTTGGAAAACACAACCGCTTGGTCGTACTTGATATTGGGTTAGTTGGTTCCGCGATTTGCAACATCATGGCCACATACTTCTAACCGCTTATTCTTTGGTTTATTAGGATTAAAAGATCcattttaactaaaattgacCGAACTTCTGTTGACTCTTACCTTTGACTGGGTTGTCGTGACCCTGTGAGTTAATGTTGACCATTTGGTTTAACCAATAGACGATCGCTAAAAGACGATCGCTAAAAGACGATCGCTGGATGATTGATGTTAGAAGCGCCAATGATGAGCATATGATATGACGATCGTTCTGCCTAGCGGGTGGACGATCGTTCGGGAATGGTCATATGACAACTCGTTATTGTGTGACTTGTTTATCTTTGGTGATCGTTTGGGTTGCCAGTCGGTCGACTCAGATATCCTACCAtacattcttcatttctctgTTGCCTCCTTCTTCACTTGTATTGGTTCAGACGTCATTCTCTCAGCCTATGTATAACACagacattatacgatcatcacaaaaataagattttcagcaca
The Vigna angularis cultivar LongXiaoDou No.4 chromosome 5, ASM1680809v1, whole genome shotgun sequence genome window above contains:
- the LOC108319133 gene encoding uncharacterized protein LOC108319133 → MAFYTDNDPVICRAFSLSLKYEALEWYHTLPQNSVDCFATVEALFRKQYATNRRTEMTPAELVNTKQEKDETLKAFMQRYNETARRVKDVNHTFIISNLPSCLRPRYFAEQLYADPPKSVEELQATIAKFIRIEDLRNSRKKQQHESPNNSTKKDIKRSSNDYKTNRPPRKESGWTPKYDHYTSLSAPRAKVLEEALHAEFLTVRRKATPKNADGSKACQLHLNHGHDTEECNMVKDELERLIRAGYLQKYIKERTSTRVVTPSRKETSRRSPEQSPPRDDRRRGRSRSQPRHSERERSVRGGIDTISGGFAGGGASSSTRKRHLRNLKTVHMVDRQPRSMPNITFTDADFHALDPDHDDPMVIMAEISHYDVSKVLVDQGSSVNILYWTTFQKMDLSEDLIAPFNEHIVGFTGERVDTWGYLDLRTRLETGREARELRVRFLLVEANTSYNALLERPCLNAFGAILSTPHLVMKFPIERGTICTVRADQQTAQQFYVANLKVTPFMPPRRARGAETTAINLDPRTNVDERLHPQGDVKTFQLEADASKTTTISSSLALHDEQDLTKILRANADLFAWVAANMSGIHPGVMAHKLSIFREARPIA